AGTACAATCTGAAGAAACTACTTGGATTACATACACCACTCACACAATCCAGTTGTAAAGAATGTGCATTAATTCATCTGTGATATGTGGAActaacaaatgaaatgtaacaGAAAGGAACTGGCTCTTCTTAATAATGCAAATTAGTTTAGAAACTTAAAGACCCCATGAAACAGATGTTAAAGctcaggaagaaaaataaataaagaagaggaataaatgaataaattgagTTGTGTGGCTTCAGGGCACCAAGTTACAGAATATTCAAAGCACAAAGAAGAATTACAACTGCAGATGAACACCAAACCTCAGAACTTCTTCAAGTACTTTAACATCTATCATGCTGATGGAAAAACAGAAGTAGAACAAGAGGATGCCGCTCTCTAGAGCTGATTTCAGACAAAATTGAGGAAATAGTGCCTTAATAACATCTCCACtaggataatttttttttccatgggaTCTTTAAATTGCATCTCCCCTCAACAAACAGCAATGATGATGTCTTTCAGTCCAACAAGATGTTAGGCATTACAAATGTTTCACTAATCAACACATATCACTGTACAAACATACGacttattttcagtgtttgcaggaaaaacacacacagagaaaagatcTTTTTAGGGACATTAATTATTGAAAACACCTGCCTCTATCCTCCTGACCCTGATGTTGTAACTAATGAGCGCCTGGCTTTTTAAATATACAATTTAAAGGCCATTATGTGCATCACTAAGCTCCTCTATTTAACTTAACTTTCATCTCACTCTGCCTGCTTCTCCTGATATTATCTTGtatatcccttctcctcactTCTCCATGTTAGACATACAGGTAAATATTCTGGTTATTACATTCAAATATGATGGACAATTTTTGGCATGTGTACAGTGAATTgcgtaaaaaataaaatataataaagtcACACACCAAGAAGATGCTAATCTTTGAGAGCTCTTTACGTACTGTATTAGCTTGGAGACAGATTGTATGGCCACTTTATTGCACTAATATGTAAGATAGGACACACGAAAGGATGGGGAAATTCTTGTATGGAGAATAATAGGATCCTATAGGGAATACTGATTATCTCTTCTCTGGGAAGAACATAgtggccaaaaaacaaaaacataaaaatggtaACAACACATTAGTGCCAACAGAGAACAAAGTGGGGGCATCTTTTTAATGTAACTCGGTCAAAGGCATTCTTCTAAACTGTGACTGGTTTGCATGGTGTCAAATTTCTTGAAGTGTTTTGTAATTTGATCTATGAGCTATAAACAAGGTGAACTGTGGTGCTGAATATTTCCCAGCTTTCAAGACATACCCAATatcgcactcacacacacacacacacacgcacacacactatattAGCCTTGGACACTCCCATACCTCACACCACCAGGATCTTGACTTCATCCTGTTCGTCAGGCCGATAAAAGAAGGGGATACAGGGGTTCTCCCCGAGGAAGGGGGGTAATCTTTGTGCTCCCTGGGGGTTTTGAATCTCCTGGAGGAGTTGCATGATCTGCTGGGCTGTGCCATCCTCTTTGagggccaaaggtttggagttGGTCTGGGATGACCCAGTTGAGAGTGTCTGGGATGAGGGGGCTTCCAGGCCTGTGGTTGGCTCTGACAGAGGAATGACCTCCATGGCTTCTGCAGCACAGAAAATTTGTAAGAGTGGAGTGGTGGCAATTTTCTGACTGCTGCCATTTTTGAAGTGCAGACAACATGACAAAGCTCTTTTCATGAGTGTCACTAAATCAGACAAAGTGAGTGGAATAGCTCAGTTAATGAATAAAGCTGCTGACACCACATTGTGCCACAATGTCATTTTATCGCTGGCATTCTTCCCCAAACCCCCAATTTCTGGAACTGGCctattattcatttaattttgaatgtttatattcttgtttcttttaatgagccataaaataatacaagcattgaaaatgaaaaggaaggaagaatgTTGCTACGCTGCAGTGTGTCCAAGGACAATGATGGTGCTCAATCAGTTCAGTCTTTCATAAGAAGCTGTGCAATTTACtatgtgagaggtagtgggcTGACTATAAAGTTCCACTGAGAATAGTCTAAGTGATCTTTTACTGTGGAAggacaaaatagaaaaaaatgctATGAACTTTTTGCATGAGGCCTGAAAGAGGACGCATCAAACACACCAAGTTTCAAATAGCATACAGCACATAGTCCTGCGCGTACTTACCTGCTCCGTCGACTGCATTAAGTTCTGcgtttgtgttttcttggtgCGCTGAGTGAGAGTGATCCTCTCCGACAGGAAGCAGGTCGGGGTTCACTGTACTTGCTCCAGCTACAGCTCCGGTGTAGCGGCTGTACCAGTCATTCCTCTCAGCCACCAGCCTCATGACCAGATCCTGAAGCTCTGCCAGCTTCGCCTGATAGTTGAGACACGATGACCAGGACGGAAACAAAacagtcaatattttttttgaGGATAATGACCTCTGTGGCAATAACAATATTACTGATAATATCCTTTACCCTCTATTAAGCATGATTGCTAAGACTTCTAACCATAGATTATTTTGTGCTTTCTGCACTTTTtcgctcttttttttcttattcttttattGCCCGTGATCTTCAAAACACTCTACACTCACTTTTGTGAGTATATTAATTACTTTGATTGTGAGTTTCAAGTGCTGACTGTTCACTTTCAGTTGGACTGCAAAACTAAAATGAGATCAAATTTAGGATTCTTGATGCTACATTCTTTGagtagaaacacaaaacaaggtGACATCCCCCAGGATCAGCCCTTGCTTTAGTCTTTACAGGTTCTGTGTATTAGTCATAACTTATGCAACTACATCATACTGCATTTAATTACAGTaccttcatctcctccttgtCCTGAGCCAGCATGTTGATGTACTGCTCCTTCTCCTGGTGTTTCTGCTTCATGATGGCCCGCTGATTCTGATACAGGGCTATGTACTCTCCTAGGAAGACATACAAAGAACATCATTACAGCAGGAACTTGAATGGCGATGAGAAGTTTTTGTCCCTGTAAGAATTTTCATATATAAATCCATGTATCATATCATTAAAATAATGTGCTGTTGTTCAGTCTCACCTATAGTGTCAGTCTCTCCAGACAGCTGGATGCAGCGatgctccagctcctccaccctcTCCTTGAGGTCAGCTTTCTCTTGCATGAGGGAGGTGAAGCGTTGTTGAAGCTTCTCCATTGCATCTTGCAAGGCCTGATGAACCTCTGCTGGCACTCCGCCTTCTGGGCAAGTCACAGCAAAGAGTATATTAGGAATGCATTCTGCATGATATTTACCTTATCCTCTATATGTTCAAGAACAACTGCATATTTCAACAGaaggagtttttgtttttcattaaagaTGTTCACACTTGCACACAGATCAGACACATCACCTTCCTCACCTGAATGCTCGTGACTGTGTTCACAGTGACTATGTTGGTCCTGTGTGTGGTCATGATGATTATCATGAGCAGGTTTGTGGCTGGGTTGTTGGTCTTCGATCCTGAGAGCCGCAGCTACCTGCTGGCGGGCTGCCACGAGGAGCCTATGCTCCTCCTCAAATTGCCTTCTGGCGTCgtccctctctgcctccaccTCAGCCAAAGCTCCACGGATAAACTCCTCCTGTTATGGGACAGATAGTGGTGACAAAAATGTAAGAGGAATCCATGGATGGGGTGGAATAAGTGTTATGTGAAACTTTAGTTTCTTATGTAGAAAAGTTAATATCACATAGTAATACTTACAGTGATGTTGAACCCTACAAATACTAACTTCAAACTTTGTCTACCATCAATTCTACCACTAATATTTTTGGCTAAAATCATCATACAGCTCACCATTTCCTTCTGGCTTTCAAAGTCTTCTGGGATGATAATGGAGGAGGCCTTTTTTGGACTTTCTTGCAAGAACTGACTTTCCACACCATCTCCTGAAATTCCAAAAAGATTCATTCAAACTTTTATATTCTCAGAGTTTTAAAGTGCTGTTCTTACTATCCCTTCCTGTAGGTGGCACATTTAAGAACAGTTGGACCTAAGGTTGCTTGTGCTGCAGAGATTATTGGATGCTTTGGATCAAAGTCTTTGTGATCTTTGTGATCGAAAATTAGAAAATTGCTGTCGAAAATTTCACTCACAAAACATAAATCTATGAAGGTAGCTTGAGCTGTTTTTTTGATAGTGATTTTTAAAAGGAGAGCACAAAAAGAAGTACGAGGGGAAAAAACACCCAGAGAATTTGACGCTGAAGTGGCAATGAAGCACAAAGTATCACCCAGTTAAAAGCTAAAATCATACCTTGGTCTCTTGGTGATGTTGCTAGAACAGAACTGCTGAGAAGCTCCTTCACCTCAGCCTTCAGCTGCTCATTGTCTCTGACTAACTGGTCCAAATGGTCCTGTAGGAGGAGACACTAGTCATTCAAAACTATGCAAATGAAGCAGGGGgacactgactgaaaataagCTTTTATTGTACATGATAAAAGATTAAGCAGCCTCAACTTTCTACTAATTACTTTCTATACCATCAGTGCATCATGgcgtgactttttttttcttgtctgtttttatacTTTCAGTCTATAAGTGAGTGATGTTCACTACACATCCACAATACACTATGCAAACTGTCTTAAATAGATGAcaaatgtgaagtgaaaaaagGCTTTCTTACTTAAATACACACCTGGGCTTTTTTGAGCTGATTGTGACTGATCTCCAGCTGCACACGCCTCTGGCTTTCATCGTGCTGCAGGCGGTCCATGAGCTGGCTCTGCTGCAGATACTGGTGGTGGAgttgctctctctctgaagCCAGGGACTGGTAGCCAGCAGAGTACTGCTGCAGATGGGCTACAACCTGGTCCCTCTGCTCCATCAGACCCTGAGTCTCTTGATTTTTCAAATCCATCTGGAAGCAGgaaatttaatattaaatttatGTGATGGAAATGCTAGTTTTAATTATTGTGGTAATGCATTGTTATGTATATaacaagtatatatatatatatatatataaataatcaacaactaaaataaaaaacatttagaaagcAAAGTGAAGTCAGCAGAAGTGTAAAAATTTCCCAAAGAACTGACAGAAGACATACCTGCTCCTTGACGTTATGCAGTTCCTCCTGCAGTTCACCCATCCTGCGAGCCAGTTCCTTTTTCACGTGTTGCTCTGACTGAATGGCAGTGGTCAGCTCCATGTTCTCGTTTGTCTGAACAAATTAGGGAATAACaggaaatttgttttaaagacaaatgaagaaCACCGGCAGTATGCAGGTAGAAAGAAACATTAGATTTGATAACTGTCATTGCCGTTATCGAAGAGTTACAATAGACACAAtataacattttatatataaataacaaaatgtacAATGCAATGCACAATTTCAGCCTCACCAGTTTAACAAAACCGTTCTGTAGCTCAGCCAGCTGGTCTTTCAGTGTACGATTCTGGGTTAGAGCACGACTGATAGTGGCCTTGTCAGACTGAACATCCTCCAGCATGCGACGGCGGTCCTCTGCTTCCTGGGCTTGGTTTTCAACCTGCCGTTCCAACTCTCCCAGACGCGTCTCCTGCTCTGCACACAGGCGGCTCAGCTGTCCGTTGTCTCGCAGCTGAGGGGAAGTTTAATGCAGTGTCAATCACATGAAACACCTTTAAAGATCAAGGTTTATATGAATGGAGAAAATGTGTAGCATACCTGTGCCTGGTACTGTTCATTTAGGGCCTCTTTCTCCTGTTGTAGCACGTTAAGATTCTCTTGCAGAGCCAATTCACGCTCAGATGGCCCTGAGGACTGAGACTCTGCATTATCCTGAGCCTCTCTCTCTTGGGACAATaatgctggaaaaacaaatgagaatgaatgttatcaagtttaatttttttgttgcagtaTAATTCACTATTCTATGGCAGCTGAAGTTTCTTCTCTCTGATCTGACAGGCTCTGAAATCAGGTGTGAGGAAAACTACTTTCATTGATCCTATTATGAATTGGTTTTCAAATAAAGGAGGCATCAAAAATAGTGAGGATGAGTAAGAAGGATGAAAGGAGGGCAGTGTGCGTCTGATACCTGCTGCATTTTTTAGCTCTGTGATGTGGCTCTCTAGCTCTTGGACTCGGTTGATGTTTCTGTCCCTCTCCTCTGCAACCAATGACACCTGCATAGACACATTAACTAATCATTTGCcttgaaaacaaaccaaatatagtaaaaaaaacaaacaaacaaaaaaaaaaaacataaggaaTGCTATTGTTTAGTTAACCTGTGTTAGCAGCTGTTCTGTTTTGTCCTTCCACACACGACCCTCTTCCTGGATCTGCTCAGCGTAAACgtccctctctttcttcagCTGGGCAACTGACTCCATCAGCTACTCCACCACAAACATAAGATGAGAAATATGTGGTTGTCAGtgataaaaagacaaacatttaaacatatcAACTGAAAACAGTTTGAATTGAATCCACACTGACGAGCAAAAATAATGCACAGCTGTAAAAAGATGTGCAAATAACTAAGAAAAAGGTGGCTGATGTGCACAGACCTGATGGTTGTGCACCTCAAGCTGATGCTTCTCTTCCAACAGTAACTGGACCTGCTGATTGGCACTCGTCGGATCTGACTGACTGGAGCACTGGAGAATGATAAAACAGGTTTACACATATTACAATattgcattttaaacatttattttgaaaaattgtaGCTAAAGTTTCCCGAATGTTTTGCCTTTTACTTAAACATACCTGCTGTAACATGAGGTCGGCAATCTCGAGTCTCTTACGAAGATCTTCCAGCTCCAGCCTCATTGCTCCATTCTCCTGCGTACTCAGTTTCAACTGCTCGGACAACTCAGAGTTCTGCTGCTTCGACTCCTCACTCAAATTGCTGCAAACAGAGACTGTTCATCATTTCTAACCCACTAGATTTCAGAATTACTCCCAATACTTGCCCAAGCCATCTATTCCATTAAGTACAATCTTAGAGATTTGAATTACTTTCTTTAAAGTCCAAGAAATCTCATCTCCTTATTAGGCAAAGATTAAGTTACTTACCTTACTCTAAACACCTCTAGCCTGAggctgtctctctccttctctagGTCTTTATTTTGCTggagacacaaataaaaacctttattaaaaaaaatcaaagacagTCAGCCTGTATGACAAAAATTTCATGTGGGTAATACTTAATACTACTTAATAATACTTAATACTGTTTATGTGTGACTGTTAGGGAAGTTCACTGGTCTCCTGCATCTGCATTACTAAATTCACAGTCTGTTCTGATGACTGCAAAccttttcaaactgtttctgcTGTGATGAGACAGAGGAAAGTGTTCTCTCCAGCTCTGACACTCTCTGCTTTGATGCTTGCAGACGGTTATTGAATTCCTCTGCCTCAGctgtatacatacacacacacacacacacacacacacacacacacattaatggtTAAATAATTGCTTCAGCCAAGATTAAAGACATCAGTATATGCACTACAGATTATGAAGTACACACACCTGACTTCTGCCGTGCAGCCTGTTGTGTGTATTGTAGTGCTGTTTGTAGCTCTGACTTCTCTGATACCAGTATACCAATGGTCTGGATGTGAACCTAAAGGGGTAAGGACAAACATGGAGCATACTTATGTTGTCACCTGTACATAGTTATTAGTTAAATTGCAACACAAACCGTTTCCTCTACACAGAGTACACAGTTTGATAATGTTTGGCACTGTAACATAGTGCTATATAGGAGGTccatttttcagaaacaatttcagaaatacaaaaatgcatGCATTTAGGCATTAAAAGTTACCTGTAATTGTTCCCGCATGGCTCCCTGCTCTTTGGAAAATCTCTGTTCAAATTCTTTTCgctcctgcagagagaaagataCAGAGTTTGTTGACAGGAAGGAAGCAAAAAATTAATGAACAACAATCAAGAATTTGGGGAAACATATTTACCTTTTGTAGCTGATCTGTGAGCTCCTGAGATTGCTGTGCCTGCCAAATCAACAGGacataattattattgtttttgtttttttttttttttttttaattgtgggAAAGATTAACATGCAATTCTATGAAACATAAATAGAGTTCTGGCACAAAAGACCTCATCTACATACTGGTCAGGACTGCGACAGCAGAAAATACTGAAGTAATCAGCCTACTCTATTGCttattcatgttaaattaaacttttgaatacatttttcttaGTATCAAACTGATTTCATAAAAGAAACCTCACATCAGATAACTACAGCTCTTAATCTAAATTTCCTACTGCTTTTGTTATACAGTATAGAACATGTACTCAAATCAAAccaagtgaaaaataaataaggtgGAAAAACATGCATGACTTATTTCAGTGTGTAGTTACTCAAGATGATGTGCAAAATGCATTCAGTTCATGCAATGATGTGGTAATGAATAGTGGAAAGACTGGAAAGGGGTTAATGCATTCACACAGAGGAGcctacacaaatacacacaaacagcttcttACCAGCTGGACTAGCTGGGTATTGAGCTGAGAGTTTGTTAGGTTGCTGGATTCCAGGGCGGCTGCCAGCTCCTGGTTCCGACTCTATTACGTGCACACATGCATCCGggagaggaaataaataataaaataaataaaaatcagagagggacagagtgcAGTGGCAAAAGTCAAACAAAGaataaggaggaggagaaaaattcAAATATGAATCATTAACATGGAGGCAAACAATAGAACCTTTCAAGcgaaaaatgtgttttaataatGAGACATAAaccaaataaatacatgatggTAGATAAACCGGTAAATAACATCACAAAGCTAATGGTGCTAACAATGCAAAACAATATAATGACAAATTAATTGTCCTTAACCTTTTAACACATAaatattgctgcttttttttttttttttttttttataaataaaatcaactccTGTGATTTAGGCAGTGCACTTATCCATGGAgcaattttgattatttttattaccaGTGCAGTCCTCCATTGCTTATTTGAGTATCATTTGCAAGAGGCGGACAAGATCCACTTGACCTCAGTTTGTTAGTGGCCCAGAGTTaactttaaaattcaaaattccACTTAATGGGCAAATCCATGATTCATTTAACAATGTGTCCATTATTaacaacacacaggaaaaaagagCAAACCTGTGATTTTTGGGTAACATAAAATTCTTTTACCTTTGTAACCATCATGAGAAACAACATTTATCATAGATCAAAGCGTAAACATTTCATTACTCCTGGAGAATCCATTTAATTTTCAGGAGTTTAATCATATTCCATTCGAtgaaacattaattcattcaagaCATTCAGACCTTAATTCTAGGCTTACTTGGCTTGAAGCTTATTATTCCGAGGCATTGAAAATCCAGTCTAGACACAGTATATTGATAATGAATTAAACTTCGCCTTGTTTTCAGCCATTGCATTGTTTGATGAAAATGATCACAtgcttaaaagaaaaactggctCTACCACAAATCTATAGAGGAGTGGAAACATGCCTCACAATGTAGATGGCTCACTATGATTTCATCACTTCTATTTCAGGTTTCAAATTTCAAAGCAATTGTTTGCTCAAAATGTTAAGATTTCAATCTTACCTCCAGTTCTCTCTCACTGACAGCAGGTGCACCATCTCCATTCACATAAGCAGCAGATGACTGAAATAACAGATTCATCATATGTTTTCATCACATGAAAAATTAAGATACTTTGACATGCTCAAAGAGGAGATATGGTGGATGCATTGCAAGTGGACAGTTGGTTTTGTTAGTGGGTAGCACCTACATTTCACCAGCATATGATGCAATGATACTCTACCCCACTGCATGATATATTTTCTTGAGATTAATGTGGTATTTATATTGATGCATAGTTTGCTATAAGATCAGCCAGATGCATCTCTATCACTCATCTTATTATTCTGTCTAGACAGTGAAAGGTCAGTGTGAACTGTTTCTCAGAAACCTGATGAAAAATACACCATTGCTGCTGActatgcaaaacaaaaccacaatcaTAGGAAATATATCAAGCTGGTTTGATACACCATTTGTTACTGTCAGTGTACTTGAGGCCTTTAGGAACAACTggcaaatttgaaaatgtgtccAGGACATTCCTGCCAAGAATAGACATAACACATTCTAAGTGTTCATCAGAGATGGGGAGTTATTGCTAAAGCCCATCACTGTATGACACAGAAATCGGTGTGTGCTTATGTGAGATGATATCAGTGGATTTAAAATCATACCTCGGAGACCAGGCCATTCAACTGCTGTGAGAGTTGTCGCAGGCTCTCTGTAGAAGACAGCGGTCTGCAGGACAAAGCGCACACATAAAAAGCACATTCTcaaaaagaacagaaataattaaaattgtACATCATGTGAAAAAgctcaaaatatcaaaattctaaatatttaaagcttgataaaaaaaattctaattgtTTTACTTTAGTATACCTGTTTTCCTCTGTTAAACTCTCATTGCCATTAGTATCAGGGTagtcctgcagagagagacagagcaataGGAGGAAAACAAAGCGACGAGAAGGAAGAGAACAAATAAGAATGAGAACATCTGAGAGAATTTAAATTCTTGATAATAGAACATTACATTAAGTACAATAAAACACCAGAAAGAACAGAGGCAGAAATGtgttgaatttgttgttttcacacatATACATTAGTAGGTTTTA
This sequence is a window from Echeneis naucrates chromosome 12, fEcheNa1.1, whole genome shotgun sequence. Protein-coding genes within it:
- the golga2 gene encoding golgin subfamily A member 2 isoform X2, with the protein product MADQSRQIKLAAAKKKLKEFQQKSSPASVGGDKGGGGGGGAGAKKKRKVKGQLDASSTDRNSPINDYPDTNGNESLTEENRPLSSTESLRQLSQQLNGLVSESSAAYVNGDGAPAVSERELESRNQELAAALESSNLTNSQLNTQLVQLAQQSQELTDQLQKERKEFEQRFSKEQGAMREQLQVHIQTIGILVSEKSELQTALQYTQQAARQKSAEAEEFNNRLQASKQRVSELERTLSSVSSQQKQFEKQNKDLEKERDSLRLEVFRVSNLSEESKQQNSELSEQLKLSTQENGAMRLELEDLRKRLEIADLMLQQCSSQSDPTSANQQVQLLLEEKHQLEVHNHQLMESVAQLKKERDVYAEQIQEEGRVWKDKTEQLLTQVSLVAEERDRNINRVQELESHITELKNAAALLSQEREAQDNAESQSSGPSERELALQENLNVLQQEKEALNEQYQAQLRDNGQLSRLCAEQETRLGELERQVENQAQEAEDRRRMLEDVQSDKATISRALTQNRTLKDQLAELQNGFVKLTNENMELTTAIQSEQHVKKELARRMGELQEELHNVKEQMDLKNQETQGLMEQRDQVVAHLQQYSAGYQSLASEREQLHHQYLQQSQLMDRLQHDESQRRVQLEISHNQLKKAQDHLDQLVRDNEQLKAEVKELLSSSVLATSPRDQGDGVESQFLQESPKKASSIIIPEDFESQKEMEEFIRGALAEVEAERDDARRQFEEEHRLLVAARQQVAAALRIEDQQPSHKPAHDNHHDHTQDQHSHCEHSHEHSEGGVPAEVHQALQDAMEKLQQRFTSLMQEKADLKERVEELEHRCIQLSGETDTIGEYIALYQNQRAIMKQKHQEKEQYINMLAQDKEEMKAKLAELQDLVMRLVAERNDWYSRYTGAVAGASTVNPDLLPVGEDHSHSAHQENTNAELNAVDGAEAMEVIPLSEPTTGLEAPSSQTLSTGSSQTNSKPLALKEDGTAQQIMQLLQEIQNPQGAQRLPPFLGENPCIPFFYRPDEQDEVKILVV
- the golga2 gene encoding golgin subfamily A member 2 isoform X1, with amino-acid sequence MADQSRQIKLAAAKKKLKEFQQKSSPASVGGDKGGGGGGGAGAKKKRKVKGQLDASSTDRNSPINNFGDVEPMGSSARQLLEDPRGDPGRSSPVSNPASANTTNNPESVSHNTDLQDYPDTNGNESLTEENRPLSSTESLRQLSQQLNGLVSESSAAYVNGDGAPAVSERELESRNQELAAALESSNLTNSQLNTQLVQLAQQSQELTDQLQKERKEFEQRFSKEQGAMREQLQVHIQTIGILVSEKSELQTALQYTQQAARQKSAEAEEFNNRLQASKQRVSELERTLSSVSSQQKQFEKQNKDLEKERDSLRLEVFRVSNLSEESKQQNSELSEQLKLSTQENGAMRLELEDLRKRLEIADLMLQQCSSQSDPTSANQQVQLLLEEKHQLEVHNHQLMESVAQLKKERDVYAEQIQEEGRVWKDKTEQLLTQVSLVAEERDRNINRVQELESHITELKNAAALLSQEREAQDNAESQSSGPSERELALQENLNVLQQEKEALNEQYQAQLRDNGQLSRLCAEQETRLGELERQVENQAQEAEDRRRMLEDVQSDKATISRALTQNRTLKDQLAELQNGFVKLTNENMELTTAIQSEQHVKKELARRMGELQEELHNVKEQMDLKNQETQGLMEQRDQVVAHLQQYSAGYQSLASEREQLHHQYLQQSQLMDRLQHDESQRRVQLEISHNQLKKAQDHLDQLVRDNEQLKAEVKELLSSSVLATSPRDQGDGVESQFLQESPKKASSIIIPEDFESQKEMEEFIRGALAEVEAERDDARRQFEEEHRLLVAARQQVAAALRIEDQQPSHKPAHDNHHDHTQDQHSHCEHSHEHSEGGVPAEVHQALQDAMEKLQQRFTSLMQEKADLKERVEELEHRCIQLSGETDTIGEYIALYQNQRAIMKQKHQEKEQYINMLAQDKEEMKAKLAELQDLVMRLVAERNDWYSRYTGAVAGASTVNPDLLPVGEDHSHSAHQENTNAELNAVDGAEAMEVIPLSEPTTGLEAPSSQTLSTGSSQTNSKPLALKEDGTAQQIMQLLQEIQNPQGAQRLPPFLGENPCIPFFYRPDEQDEVKILVV